The Microlunatus antarcticus genome window below encodes:
- a CDS encoding glycoside hydrolase family 15 protein produces the protein MSDQPSPTPLPTISEHGMIGDLRTAALVATDGSIDWFCPGRFDSPSVFARILDTDVGGSWDLAPVDGGVRTHQTYLPGSNILNTRFLADQGMVEVHDFMPLVKGHDGEHRQRIVRRVQSVRGDLTVRMRLAARPDYGRERPTLTAVDGGVLIESGSVRLGLATTVPVRVEGDDVVAELKLTGGERALFVLEVLGDEGDFVPCTTEDADGLFDATNAFWQGWIAHSTYRGRWRETVERSALTLKMLCHEPTGGIVASVTTSLPELIGGERNWDYRYVWIRDAGFSLYALLRLGFLEEAGAFIRWLSERLGDHDGPRTEELGPLRVLYDLDGNIPDTEVELDHLAGYAGSRPVRVGNAASGQLQLDIYGDLIDSIYLFNKYGPGISHDAWQDLTRLVDWLMRNWDRPDAGMWESRDEPRNHTTSRIMEWVAIERAIRVARQRGLPGDISAWSRVRDEIYTSVMEDCWDAERQTFTQAEGSDTVDAGLLLLPQVKFVAPLDPRFLSTLKVIEERLVTDTLVFRYDVEASPDGVDGTEGTFSLCSFWYVEALTRVGRLADARLALEKMMTYANHVGLYAEQIGLNGEQLGNFPQAFTHLALISAAHNLDRELG, from the coding sequence GTGAGCGACCAACCTTCCCCGACGCCCCTCCCGACCATCTCCGAGCACGGGATGATCGGCGACCTCCGTACGGCGGCCCTGGTCGCGACCGACGGCAGCATCGACTGGTTCTGCCCGGGTCGCTTCGACTCCCCGAGCGTCTTCGCCCGGATCCTCGACACCGACGTGGGCGGTTCCTGGGACCTCGCCCCGGTCGACGGCGGCGTCCGGACCCACCAGACGTACCTGCCCGGCTCCAACATCCTCAACACCCGCTTCCTCGCCGACCAGGGCATGGTCGAGGTGCACGACTTCATGCCGTTGGTGAAGGGCCACGACGGCGAGCACCGGCAGCGCATCGTCCGGCGCGTGCAGAGCGTGCGCGGCGACCTGACCGTCCGGATGCGCCTCGCCGCCCGCCCCGACTACGGCCGCGAGCGGCCGACGCTGACCGCGGTCGACGGCGGGGTGCTCATCGAGAGCGGTTCCGTCCGGCTGGGCCTCGCCACCACGGTGCCGGTCCGGGTCGAGGGCGACGACGTCGTGGCCGAGCTGAAGCTGACCGGCGGCGAGCGCGCGTTGTTCGTGCTCGAGGTCCTCGGCGACGAGGGCGACTTCGTGCCGTGCACGACGGAGGACGCCGACGGGCTCTTCGACGCCACGAACGCCTTCTGGCAGGGCTGGATCGCGCACTCCACCTACCGCGGCCGGTGGCGCGAGACGGTCGAGCGCTCGGCCCTGACGCTCAAGATGCTGTGCCACGAGCCGACCGGCGGCATCGTCGCGTCCGTCACCACGAGCCTCCCCGAGCTGATCGGCGGCGAGCGCAACTGGGACTACCGCTACGTCTGGATCCGCGACGCCGGCTTCAGCCTCTACGCGCTGCTGCGGCTCGGCTTCCTCGAGGAGGCCGGTGCCTTCATCCGCTGGCTCTCGGAGCGGCTGGGGGACCACGACGGCCCCCGTACGGAGGAGCTCGGCCCGCTCCGGGTCCTCTACGACCTCGACGGCAACATCCCCGACACCGAGGTCGAGCTCGACCACCTCGCCGGCTACGCGGGCTCCCGGCCGGTGCGCGTCGGGAACGCGGCGTCGGGCCAGCTGCAGCTCGACATCTACGGCGACCTGATCGACTCGATCTACCTGTTCAACAAGTACGGGCCCGGGATCAGCCACGACGCCTGGCAGGACCTGACCCGGCTCGTCGACTGGCTGATGCGCAACTGGGACCGTCCCGACGCCGGCATGTGGGAGTCGCGCGACGAGCCCCGCAACCACACCACCTCCCGGATCATGGAGTGGGTCGCCATCGAGCGCGCGATCCGGGTCGCCCGCCAGCGGGGCCTGCCCGGCGACATCAGCGCCTGGTCGCGGGTCCGCGACGAGATCTACACCAGCGTCATGGAGGACTGCTGGGACGCGGAGCGGCAGACCTTCACGCAGGCGGAAGGTTCCGACACGGTCGACGCCGGCCTCCTCCTGCTGCCCCAGGTGAAGTTCGTCGCGCCGCTCGACCCGCGCTTCCTGTCGACGCTGAAGGTCATCGAGGAACGTCTCGTCACCGACACCCTCGTGTTCCGCTACGACGTCGAGGCCTCGCCCGACGGCGTCGACGGGACGGAGGGGACGTTCTCGCTCTGCTCGTTCTGGTACGTCGAGGCCCTCACCCGCGTCGGCCGCCTCGCCGACGCCCGCCTCGCGCTCGAGAAGATGATGACCTACGCCAACCACGTGGGCCTCTACGCCGAGCAGATCGGCCTCAACGGCGAGCAGCTCGGCAACTTCCCCCAGGCCTTCACCCACCTCGCCCTCATCAGCGCCGCCCACAACCTCGACCGCGAGCTGGGCTGA
- the sepX gene encoding divisome protein SepX/GlpR yields the protein MGTTGLIFAGIAIAWLAYLVPHFVRRREGEPDVEREAVDPFSDSVRILRSGTAPLLDQDLAELREFEVSTPVTRRAAVADLRRLERVAASRRRRVLSGLFAILCAVISVASMSWLPWWTVAIPGGLVLLFVVVSRVSVGAMRRDLDARYVAISRGSDEQTVMISRKDAAAEGRDKKALAKKAKKAAKDAEGKPGLWDPLPITMPTYVSKPLAPRTVRTIDLSAPDVTSSGRQSVPVTADAPAETTVEHAEHDETQEQSGGSQAASA from the coding sequence GTGGGGACAACGGGTCTGATCTTCGCCGGGATCGCGATCGCCTGGCTCGCGTATCTGGTGCCGCACTTCGTGCGCAGGCGCGAGGGCGAGCCGGACGTCGAGCGCGAGGCGGTGGACCCGTTCTCGGACTCGGTCCGCATCCTGCGCAGCGGCACGGCGCCGCTGCTCGACCAGGACCTCGCCGAGCTGCGCGAGTTCGAGGTCTCGACGCCGGTCACGCGCCGCGCGGCCGTCGCCGACCTGCGGCGCCTCGAGCGGGTCGCCGCCTCGCGTCGCCGCCGGGTGCTCTCGGGGCTGTTCGCCATCCTCTGCGCGGTCATCAGCGTCGCCTCGATGAGCTGGCTGCCCTGGTGGACCGTGGCGATCCCCGGCGGCCTGGTGCTGCTCTTCGTCGTCGTCTCCCGGGTCAGCGTGGGGGCCATGCGCCGCGACCTCGACGCCCGCTACGTCGCGATCTCGCGCGGCAGCGACGAGCAGACGGTCATGATCAGCCGCAAGGACGCCGCCGCCGAGGGCAGGGACAAGAAGGCGCTGGCGAAGAAGGCCAAGAAGGCGGCCAAGGACGCCGAGGGCAAGCCGGGCCTGTGGGACCCGCTGCCGATCACGATGCCGACGTACGTCTCCAAGCCGCTCGCGCCGCGGACGGTCCGCACCATCGACCTCTCCGCCCCCGACGTCACCTCCTCGGGCCGGCAGAGCGTCCCGGTGACCGCCGACGCGCCGGCGGAGACGACGGTCGAGCACGCCGAGCACGACGAGACGCAGGAGCAGAGCGGCGGGTCGCAGGCCGCGTCCGCCTGA
- a CDS encoding GNAT family N-acetyltransferase — protein sequence MSPMRRRDQATWEQVRRRNAAWLKPWEATLPPGSSLGPTSYAALVRSLGRQARDDRMLPWLVFYEDRPGRPPELAGQLTVSGIVGGSASWGQIGYWVDQRLAGRGIIPTAVALAVDYCFSVMRLHRIEIAIRPENAASLRVVEKLGFRPEGVRPRYLHIDGDWRDHLVFALNAEEVGDGLLRRYESLRLHRPPATGS from the coding sequence ATGTCCCCGATGCGCCGCCGGGACCAGGCGACGTGGGAGCAGGTCCGGCGCCGCAACGCCGCGTGGCTCAAGCCGTGGGAGGCCACACTGCCGCCCGGCTCCTCGCTCGGACCGACCTCGTACGCCGCCCTCGTACGGTCGCTGGGCCGGCAGGCCCGTGACGACCGGATGCTGCCCTGGCTCGTCTTCTACGAGGACCGGCCCGGCCGCCCGCCGGAGCTCGCGGGTCAGCTGACCGTCAGCGGCATCGTCGGCGGGTCCGCGTCCTGGGGGCAGATCGGCTACTGGGTCGACCAGCGGCTCGCCGGGCGCGGCATCATCCCGACCGCCGTGGCGCTGGCCGTCGACTACTGCTTCAGCGTGATGCGGCTGCACCGGATCGAGATCGCCATCCGGCCCGAGAACGCGGCCAGCCTGCGGGTGGTGGAGAAGCTGGGGTTCCGGCCCGAGGGGGTCCGCCCGCGCTACCTCCACATCGACGGGGACTGGCGCGACCACCTGGTCTTCGCGCTCAACGCGGAGGAGGTGGGCGACGGCCTGCTGCGTCGCTACGAGAGCCTGCGGCTCCACCGGCCGCCCGCGACCGGGTCGTGA
- a CDS encoding MogA/MoaB family molybdenum cofactor biosynthesis protein: MTTALVITVSTRASAGVYEDRSGPVLVAGLRECGFEVGDPVVVPDGDEVGAALRDAVTAGHAVVLTTGGTGLNPNDHTPEQTRAVIEREVSQLSAAVAAYGVAHGVPTATLSRGVAGTAGRTLIVNLPGSSGGARDGLAVLAPVLQHAVSQLRGGDH, encoded by the coding sequence GTGACCACGGCGCTGGTGATCACGGTCTCGACCCGCGCGTCGGCCGGCGTCTACGAGGACCGGTCCGGGCCGGTGCTGGTCGCGGGCCTGCGTGAGTGCGGCTTCGAGGTCGGCGATCCCGTCGTCGTGCCCGACGGCGACGAGGTGGGTGCCGCGCTGCGCGATGCGGTGACGGCTGGCCACGCCGTGGTCCTCACCACGGGCGGCACCGGGCTCAACCCGAACGACCACACCCCCGAGCAGACCCGCGCCGTGATCGAGCGCGAGGTCTCGCAGTTGAGCGCGGCGGTGGCGGCGTACGGGGTCGCGCACGGCGTGCCCACGGCCACGCTGAGCCGTGGCGTCGCCGGCACCGCGGGACGGACCCTGATCGTCAACCTGCCTGGCTCCAGCGGCGGCGCGCGCGACGGTCTGGCGGTGCTGGCCCCGGTCCTGCAGCACGCGGTCAGCCAGCTCCGCGGCGGTGACCACTAG
- the moaC gene encoding cyclic pyranopterin monophosphate synthase MoaC, with protein sequence MTAAAEPGGGLTHLNAAGEARMVDVSDKAVTVRTATAAGRVRLSAGCVAALRSGNVPKGDALAVARIAGIMAAKKTPELVPLCHPLMISGVDVLAEVTDDGVELRATVKTNERTGVEMEALTAVSVAGLAVIDMVKAIDRDATITDVRVVAKSGGRSGDYRRAGEPEGAA encoded by the coding sequence ATGACCGCCGCGGCCGAGCCCGGCGGCGGGCTCACGCACCTCAACGCGGCGGGCGAGGCCCGCATGGTCGACGTCTCAGACAAGGCGGTCACCGTGCGGACGGCGACCGCGGCAGGTCGCGTCCGGCTCAGCGCCGGCTGCGTCGCCGCGCTGCGCTCTGGGAACGTCCCCAAGGGCGACGCGCTGGCGGTCGCGCGGATCGCCGGGATCATGGCGGCCAAGAAGACCCCCGAGCTCGTGCCGCTGTGCCACCCCCTCATGATCAGCGGCGTGGACGTGCTGGCCGAGGTGACGGACGACGGGGTCGAGCTGCGCGCGACCGTGAAGACGAACGAGCGCACCGGCGTCGAGATGGAGGCGCTGACCGCGGTCAGCGTCGCCGGTCTCGCCGTGATCGACATGGTCAAGGCGATCGACCGGGACGCGACGATCACCGACGTCCGCGTGGTCGCGAAGTCCGGCGGCCGGAGCGGGGACTACCGCCGGGCGGGCGAGCCCGAGGGCGCTGCGTGA